In Parus major isolate Abel chromosome 3, Parus_major1.1, whole genome shotgun sequence, the following are encoded in one genomic region:
- the TBX18 gene encoding T-box transcription factor TBX18 encodes MADKRRSSPGTTMSLKAHAFSVEALIGAEKQQQQQPPPPPRQPKRRKLGGEDEAAEDEGGSGCCTKNSPAAATGRTCGDLDLGCAARAPAGGCEESFLAASPPASPGGSPKSSRPGSPLPTPQAPRVDLQGAELWKRFHEIGTEMIITKAGRRMFPAMRVKISGLDPHQQYYIAMDIVPVDNKRYRYVYHSSKWMVAGNADSPVPPRVYIHPDSPASGETWMRQVISFDKLKLTNNELDDQGHIILHSMHKYQPRVHVIRKDCGDDLSPVKPIPSGEGVKAFSFPETVFTTVTAYQNQQITRLKIDRNPFAKGFRDSGRNRMGLEALVESYAFWRPSLRTLTFEDIPGIPKQGNAGSSTLLQGSGSGVPSTHPHLLPGSPCSSPAFHLSPNTSQLCTLAPADYTACARSGLALNRYSTSLAETYNRLTNQTSETFAPPRTPSYVGVSSSTTVNMSMSGNDGDAFSCPQTGLSMQISGMSPQLQYIMPSPSSNAFTTNQTHQGSYNTFRLHSPCALYGYNFSTSPKLAASPEKIVSSQGSFLGSSPSGTMTDRQMLPPVEGVHLLSSGGQQNFFDSRTLGSLTLSSSQVSAHMV; translated from the exons ATGGCCGACAAGCGGCGGTCCTCGCCAGGCACCACCATGAGCCTCAAGGCTCACGCCTTCTCCGTGGAGGCTCTCATCGGGGCcgagaagcagcagcagcagcagccgccgccgcctccgcgGCAGCCCAAGCGGCGGAAGCTGGGCGGCGAGGACGAGGCGGCGGAGGACGAAGGGGGCAGCGGCTGCTGCACCAAGAACTCCCCCGCCGCTGCCACCGGCAGGACCTGCGGCGACCTGGACCTGGGCTGCGCCGCCCGCGCCCCCGCCG GCGGCTGCGAGGAGAGCTTCCTGGCGGCCTCCCCGCCCGCCTCCCCCGGCGGCTCCCCCAAGAGCTCACGGCCCGGCTCGCCGCTGCCCACGCCGCAGGCGCCGCGGGTGGACCTGCAGGGCGCCGAGCTCTGGAAGCGCTTCCACGAGATCGGCACCGAGATGATCATCACCAAAGCGGGAAG GCGGATGTTTCCTGCAATGAGAGTGAAGATCTCAGGTTTAGACCCACATCAGCAGTATTATATTGCTATGGATATCGTGCCAGTGGATAACAAAAGATACAG gTATGTTTATCACAGTTCCAAGTGGATGGTGGCTGGTAATGCTGACTCCCCAGTGCCGCCTCGTGTTTATATTCACCCTGATTCACCTGCCTCAGGGGAGACGTGGATGAGACAAGTGATCAGCTTTGACAAACTGAAGCTTACCAATAACGAGCTGGATGATCAAGGGCAT ATTATCCTTCACTCTATGCATAAATACCAGCCTCGTGTGCACGTCATCCGAAAAGACTGCGGTGATGATCTGTCCCCTGTCAAGCCCATCCCTTCGGGAGAAGGGGTGAAAgccttctccttcccagagaCAGTTTTCACTACTGTCACAGCATACCAAAACCAACAG ATAACTCGTCTGAAGATCGATAGGAATCCATTTGCTAAAGGCTTCAGAGATTCGGGCCGTAACAG AATGGGGCTGGAAGCTCTGGTAGAGTCTTATGCCTTCTGGAGACCTTCACTGAGGACCCTTACATTTGAAGACATACCTGGGATACCCAAACAAG GAAATGCAGGTTCCTCTACTTTACTCCAGGGATCTGGCAGTGGAGTGCCATCTACCCACCCTCACCTTTTACCGGGTTCCCCTTGCTCATCTCCAGCCTTCCACCTCAGTCCCAACACTAGCCAGCTGTGTACCCTTGCTCCAGCTGACTACACAGCTTGTGCCCGCTCAGGCTTGGCCCTGAACAGATACAGCACTTCCTTGGCTGAGACCTACAACCGGCTCACAAACCAGACTAGTGAGACCTTTGCACCCCCAAGGACTCCCTCCTATGTCGGTGTGTCGAGCAGCACAACTGTGAATATGTCTATGAGTGGCAATGATGGGGACGCATTCAGCTGCCCGCAGACTGGCTTATCCATGCAGATTTCAGGGATGTCTCCACAGCTCCAGTACATCATGCCTTCCCCATCCAGCAATGCCTTTACCACTAACCAAACCCACCAAGGCTCCTACAACACGTTTAGACTGCACAGTCCCTGTGCGCTCTATGGATATAACTTTTCCACATCCCCTAAACTGGCTGCCAGTCCTGAGAAAATCGTTTCTTCCCAAGGAAGTTTCTTGGGGTCCTCGCCAAGTGGAACCATGACGGATCGGCAGATGTTGCCCCCCGTGGAAGGAGTGCACTTACTTAGCAGTGGGGGGCAGCAGAATTTCTTTGACTCTAGGACCCTAGGAAGCTTGACACTCTCGTCTTCTCAAGTGTCTGCACATATGGTTTGA